In Choloepus didactylus isolate mChoDid1 chromosome 18, mChoDid1.pri, whole genome shotgun sequence, a single genomic region encodes these proteins:
- the LOC119514591 gene encoding E3 ubiquitin-protein ligase RNF113A-like — protein sequence MAEQPSPGKSAGQACAFLFRKPGRKGAAGRRQRRACAPEAGESSGSDSGEDGGAEVRRERARPPGTRGGGGESGEEENEPPSLGLAYRSTRSAKPVGPEDMGATAVYAQDTEKERDAQAIFERSQKIQEARRGKEDDKIYRGINNYPKYMKPKGSSLGSASSGVVRKGPVRAPEHLRATVRWDYQPDVCKDYKETGFCGFGDSCKFLHDRSDYKHGWQIERELDEGRYGAHEDEDYEVGSEDEEVPFKCFICRQAFQNPVVTKCGHYFCETCALQHFRVSSRCYVCDQQTKGVFNPAKGLMAKLQKRRAAGGAMPTARVSPNSQISK from the coding sequence ATGGCGGAGCAGCCCTCGCCGGGAAAGAGCGCAGGCCAGGCGTGCgccttcctcttcagaaaaccgGGCCGTAAGGGCGCTGCGGGCCGCAGGCAGCGCCGGGCCTGCGCGCCCGAGGCGGGAGAGAGCAGCGGCAGCGACAGCGGGGAGGACGGCGGCGCCGAGGTCCGCCGGGAAAGGGCGCGGCCGCCGGGGACTCGCGGCGGGGGCGGCGAGAGCGGCGAGGAGGAGAACGAGCCCCCGAGCCTCGGCCTGGCCTACAGGTCCACCCGGTCTGCGAAACCCGTGGGGCCGGAGGACATGGGGGCGACCGCCGTTTACGCGCAGGACACCGAGAAGGAGCGGGACGCACAGGCCATCTTCGAGCGCAGCCAGAAGATCCAGGAGGCGCGGAGGGGCAAGGAAGACGACAAAATCTACCGGGGGATCAATAATTATCCGAAGTACATGAAGCCCAAAGGCTCGTCCCTGGGCAGTGCCTCCTCGGGGGTGGTGAGGAAGGGCCCCGTGCGGGCCCCCGAGCACCTGCGGGCCACCGTGCGCTGGGACTACCAGCCCGACGTCTGTAAGGACTACAAGGAGACTGGCTTCTGCGGCTTCGGCGACAGCTGCAAGTTCCTCCACGATCGCTCCGATTACAAGCACGGGTGGCAGATCGAACGCGAGCTCGACGAGGGTCGCTACGGGGCCCACGAGGACGAAGACTATGAAGTGGGCAGCGAGGATGAGGAAGTGCCGTTCAAGTGTTTCATCTGTCGCCAGGCCTTCCAGAACCCAGTTGTCACCAAGTGCGGGCATTATTTCTGCGAGACCTGTGCCCTGCAGCATTTCCGCGTCTCCTCGCGTTGCTACGTGTGTGACCAGCAGACCAAGGGCGTCTTCAACCCGGCCAAAGGACTGATGGCCAAACTGCAGAAGCGTCGGGCGGCGGGAGGGGCAATGCCCACTGCCCGGGTGTCTCCTAATTCTCAGATCTCAAAATAA